The region CGTTTTGCACGACTTTCGACATCAAAGCGCTATATTCGGTTGAAATATCATCATCGGTAAATTGTTGTAATTGGCTAAAGCCTAGGATGCGGGCATAGAAATTAACCCATTCATCCATCTTGCCCAGCTCAACATTACCCACAATATGATCAACTGCGGCCAAACCGGTTGGCTCAGCTTTGACGGGATTTTTTACTTTGTTATAGCCTGGCATAAACGTACCAGTATAGCCGTCGCGCTCAACAAAGGTATGCACCGTATCGCCATAAGTACGAATAGTCGCTTTGACCACTTTGCCCCACTTGCTTTCCAGCACGGTTGGCTCAAGTACAGCCGTTGCACCGCGAGCAAGCGCAGCCTCAAAAGCAGCAGTGGCGTTTTCAACTTCAAGCGCAATATCCTTGACCCCATCGCCATGCAATTTCACATGCTCAGCAATCGGCGAATCCGGATTAAGTGCCCCAGTCAATACCAAGCGGATGTTGCGCTGTTGCATCACAAACGAGACGCGGTCGCGCGTGCCAGTTTCCAAGCCAGCATAGGCAACTGGCGTAAAACCAAAGGCCGTCCGATAGTAGTGAGCCGCTTGGCGGGCATTACCAACATACATTTCGACATAATCGATGCCACGTAATGCTAAAGGATCATGGGCATTCGTGGTTTCTTGTTCTGCCATCGTCATTGATAGCCTCCTTTTGATGAAAACGCCGCAACGATTAATCGCTATAGGGCTGAGCTTGCGCCCAGAATGCCTCGAACGCGACCCGTAAGGTTTGCGCTAGCGATGGATGATTCATACATAACGCGGTGATTGAAGGCCGCCCCGTGATGGGATCTTGCAATGATAGCAAGGCCACCCGACCATCAAACAAATTCATTTTGATTGGCAGTTGTGGCACAAAGCGCAACTCTTGGCCTAAACTGCGAAACTGCGCCAACACTGGCCGCAATTGGGCATCTTCCAAGGCGCTTAGTTCATATAAAGCTCGATACTGCACGCCGCGCGAGCGTGGTTCGCGAACTTCAGCCACATTTTCTTCGAGGCTCGAGACTAACGGGCGTTTGAAACAGGCTAAAATTTCATGTTCAGCTTGTTGGGCCAACGTCCAAGCCCGAGCACTAATCTGGCGTGGGTCGAGCAAAACATCGATGTAATCCAACGGATTATCTTCGTTGCTGCCTTCGGTATAGATTGGCTGCATCGTGGCAACAAGGCCTTGAGCAATCGTCTGAGCTTCGCTTAATTCGCGTTCCATCACACTGCGCCGTTCGGCTAAGAGTGCAGGCAAGGCTTGTTCAGGCGCGACCGCCACAAAAGTACGCCGTGGCCCCATGCGTTCATGAGCCAAACCTTTGCTAGCCAACGATTGCAACACATCGTAGATCCGCTGGCGCGGAATGCTGGTATGGGTTGCTAGTTGCGCCGCCGAAAACGATTGCCGACCGAGTAGCCCCAAATAGGCGGTTGCCTCGTAGCGACTTAAGCCTAAATCGCTCAGTTGATCAATCAAAGATTCATCGTGCATTGGTGTCACCACTGCCTAGTGGTGCTATTGTAGCGAGTTGTCGAATGCTTGTCAATCATGCGATCAAAGGCCACGCGCAGCACCGAAATCGAATATATTCCGTTAATGTGTCCGATCAAAAATGGGAGCGTTACCAAAACTAGCTGTAGCTTTAGCTTGCGAAGCCAAATTGTACTACGAAGTAGCCGCCACAGTTAAAATCAATTAATCTGCTAGATTGCCTGTTGGTATCTTTTTTGCTATAGTGGCGGGTAATTTCTAAAAACTTGGTTAATTGAGGCAGGCATATGCGTACATTTGTGGTCTATTTATTACTTATTGGGCTAGTCGGTTGTGGTCAGCCCGACCAAGTTGCGACTACTCAACCAACCTTGGGGCTAATTCTGAGCAATCCAACTGCCACGCCCTTGGCAATCAGCCCAAGTGCGGCTCCTGCCAGCGGTGCAGTTAATCCAACTCAAATAGTGGCTAGCACGCCAAGCATTGCCGCCGACGATTGGCAAAGCCAATATCGAGCCTGGATTGAAGAAGCCCGCCAGACCCATCCTTATAGTGAAAGCACTGAGCTTATGTGGAATGTGATGATCTGCGAATCGAGCGGCAATCCCACGATTCAAGGCCCAGGCGAACTGATTGGATTATTTCAATATCAGCCAAGCACTTGGGCTGGAGCCTGGAACCCCTATCGTGATCAACCAATTACTGATGCCCGTGCCCAGATTTTCGCCACTGCCAAAGCTTGGCACGATGGCAACCAACAATGGTGGGGCGTGTGTCTCTAGTTCTGCATCATTGTTTCAATCGTGTCAAATAGAATATCCAAGGTAAAGGGTTTAAACAAAAATTGCCCATACAACTGGGTCTGATCACGGCAATCAACAGCGCTCATAAAGACAAATGGCGGCGAGGTTGCGCCAAATTCGCGCTGCACCAATTCGGCCATTTTGATCCCATCCATAAACGGCATCATCACATCGGTCAATACTAAGGCTGGCTGAATGCGCTGGGCCAATTCGAGGCCACGCCGCCCATCATAAGCCACATCGACCGTGTAACCTTCATCTCGCAGCGCATCGGCGATCATGTCTGCGATTGAATCTTCATCATCAACGATTAATATATGTTTTCCAGCAACCACACAAAGACTCCTTTTATCGCCGTGAGACATTGCAACGCCAATGATCGCTGATCATTAGCGTTTGCTCCTCGGAACACTTTAAATGCATAAACCAGACCACGTAGCAAGATCTAGGCCAATAGGCGGTGAGCGTTATTCGTTTGCTTCAACTGGAAGGCTTAATGTAAAGCAACTACCACGGCCTAGGCCTTCCGATGCAACGAGAATGCTGCCGCCATGCGCTCGCACAACAGCGCGAACGGTATACAAACCAAGACCTGTGCCACCAACCCGTTGAGTATGTCGCCCTCGCGTAAAGCGCTCGAAAATTCGCTCAAGATCTTGGGGATCGATACCAAGGCCAGCATCGCAAATGCTCAACAGCACTTGGTCTTGCTCAAGCTCTAAACGAACATCAATGGCTGT is a window of Herpetosiphon gulosus DNA encoding:
- a CDS encoding helix-turn-helix domain-containing protein, with protein sequence MHDESLIDQLSDLGLSRYEATAYLGLLGRQSFSAAQLATHTSIPRQRIYDVLQSLASKGLAHERMGPRRTFVAVAPEQALPALLAERRSVMERELSEAQTIAQGLVATMQPIYTEGSNEDNPLDYIDVLLDPRQISARAWTLAQQAEHEILACFKRPLVSSLEENVAEVREPRSRGVQYRALYELSALEDAQLRPVLAQFRSLGQELRFVPQLPIKMNLFDGRVALLSLQDPITGRPSITALCMNHPSLAQTLRVAFEAFWAQAQPYSD
- a CDS encoding response regulator is translated as MVAGKHILIVDDEDSIADMIADALRDEGYTVDVAYDGRRGLELAQRIQPALVLTDVMMPFMDGIKMAELVQREFGATSPPFVFMSAVDCRDQTQLYGQFLFKPFTLDILFDTIETMMQN
- the hppD gene encoding 4-hydroxyphenylpyruvate dioxygenase — translated: MTMAEQETTNAHDPLALRGIDYVEMYVGNARQAAHYYRTAFGFTPVAYAGLETGTRDRVSFVMQQRNIRLVLTGALNPDSPIAEHVKLHGDGVKDIALEVENATAAFEAALARGATAVLEPTVLESKWGKVVKATIRTYGDTVHTFVERDGYTGTFMPGYNKVKNPVKAEPTGLAAVDHIVGNVELGKMDEWVNFYARILGFSQLQQFTDDDISTEYSALMSKVVQNGTGRIKFPINEPAEGRKKSQIDEYLDYYRGPGAQHIALITPDIIKTVQQLRDNGVEFLRTPDTYYSALAGRVGHIDEDYNTLQQLGILVDRDDEGYLLQIFTKPVGDRPTVFYEIIQRKGSRGFGAGNFKALFEAIEREQAKRGNL